The DNA segment CAAACGCAATAACTAAATATCCCAGAGCTAGTAAAAACAGCCCGATAGATTGCTTTAGGGGAGAATGAGGTTCGAGATTTCGTTTTGCTAACTGCGCCCATATTATTGCAAAGAGTGGAGCAAATACTACGATTGCCACAGGATTGATAGTCTGAAAGAAGCTTGCAGGGATAGTTAAGTTTCCTATTTGTCTGTTAGTTTGCTCTTCGGCAAAAAAGGTCAATGATGCACCTGCTTGTTCAAAGGCAGCCCAAAAGAAAATGACGAAGAAAGCAGAAATGTAAATTACCCAAATACGTTGTCTTTCTATTTTGTTTAGGCTTTTATCAAGTATAACATAAGCAGGCGCTACCACACCCAAAGAATAAATAAAAGCTCCAATTACATCAAAACCTAATACGCCTTTGCAAAATATCCAAGCAACAATCTCTACAAGTAGCCAAATGAGTATTTCTTTTGCGTTTATCTTTACTGTGGTAGATGTGTCTGTTTTTATAGTTTTTTCGGGTTTTGCACCTATGGGCTTACCTTCGGGAGTAACAATATATTTATCTTTGAATAAGTAAAAGGATAAAATACTGATAATCATCCCTGTACCTGCGGCTAGAAAGCCCCATTTGAAATCTGCAGGATTACCTGTGTCGCCCAAGCCCCCACATACCAAAGGAGCAAGAAAAGCCCCTAAGTTTATTCCCATGTAAAATATAGTAAAAGCGCTATCTACTCGTTTATCGTTAGCAGGGTAGAGCTGCCCTACCATAGTAGAGATATTAGGCTTAAAAAAGCCATTTCCAAATATCAAAAAGCCTAGGCCTAAGTACATCAAAAAAGATGCAGTAGGTATGCTTGTGCTATACACACTACCACTGGCGAACATTAAAAACTGACCTATCGCCATTAAGACACCTCCAACTAAGATAGAACGGCGATTGCCCCAATATCTGTCCGCCACATACCCCCCAATAAGCGGCGTTAAATACACTAAACCTGTGTAGCTTCCGTAAATGCTAGAACTGAGTGCTTTGTCAAATAAGAGCGCTTTAGCCATGTATAAAGTAAAAATGGCACGCATTCCATAGTAGCTAAAGCGCTCCCACATTTCAGTAAAAAATAATAGGTATAACCCATTAGGGTGCCTTGTACTGGAACTCATAATTTTGTTGAGGTTAAGTTAATCGATTGAGCAGTCAAAACTAAACAAAGACACAATCTAAACCAAATTTTAACCAAATTTTCTTACCTCCAAGGATAAAGTTCAATTTGCTTAAATTGTACTTTTGTAGTGTGAATAACGCACCGATTGGTATCTTTGATTCAGGTATTGGTGGGCTTACTATTGTCAAAGCTGTGCAGCAGTATTTACCTAATGAGTCAATTATTTACTTTGGCGATACTGCTCATTTGCCTTATGGCGATAAATCCCCCGAGTTGATACAAAAATATGCTGCCAACATCACTTATTTTTTAGTACAGCAAAAAGTTAAGTTGATTATTATTGCTTGTAACACTGCATCGGCGGTAGCTTTGGAAGTCGTACAAAAAATTGCAGGGAATATCCCTGTACTTAATGTAATTGACCCTGCTGTAAAAATGGCACTAAGAGATACATTAAATTACCGTATTGGAGTTATTGGTACAAAAACAACTATTCAAAGCCGCATTTATCCTATTAAGATAAAAGAGCAACGCCCCGAAGCATACGTAACCACTAAGGCTACCCCCTTACTAGTCCCTATGATTGAAGAAGGTTGGGCAAACTCCAAAATTTTTGATGAGATTATACAAGCTTATCTTTCTGAAACTACCTTTGAAACAATAGATACCTTGATATTAGGCTGTACGCACTATCCTCTTATTAAACCTAACATTATCAAATACTTTGAGGGTAAGGTTAATGTTATTGATTCAGCAGAAGCAGTAGCAAAAGAAGCGCAAAAGTTGTTAAGTGAAAAAAATCTGCTCGCACCAAGCGATCAGACACCTATGCATATTTTTTATGTTTCTGACCTTACAGAAAGTTTTGAGCAAACTACAAAAATATTCTTGGGTAGCCCTGTTACTTTACAAATATGGCGATGGATAGAAAGCTCTACGCCACGACGGGAATAAA comes from the Bacteroidia bacterium genome and includes:
- the murI gene encoding glutamate racemase, with translation MNNAPIGIFDSGIGGLTIVKAVQQYLPNESIIYFGDTAHLPYGDKSPELIQKYAANITYFLVQQKVKLIIIACNTASAVALEVVQKIAGNIPVLNVIDPAVKMALRDTLNYRIGVIGTKTTIQSRIYPIKIKEQRPEAYVTTKATPLLVPMIEEGWANSKIFDEIIQAYLSETTFETIDTLILGCTHYPLIKPNIIKYFEGKVNVIDSAEAVAKEAQKLLSEKNLLAPSDQTPMHIFYVSDLTESFEQTTKIFLGSPVTLQIWRWIESSTPRRE